The Xyrauchen texanus isolate HMW12.3.18 chromosome 28, RBS_HiC_50CHRs, whole genome shotgun sequence genome has a segment encoding these proteins:
- the slc35b2 gene encoding adenosine 3'-phospho 5'-phosphosulfate transporter 1: MHLFPWSVWFGVVLCVLPAALADAEDASLLGDWQDVWLFRLFLNVLGYATIIIPGYFLISYFKRVNYLETGRGLCFPVIKTCVFGNESKTGLLDDVSSAPRNEAESSSSARQAIKLIFCAAGLQVSYLTWGILQERVMTRSYGATEVEGSGERFKDSQFLVLMNRILALTVSGLCCIMFKQPRHGAPMYKYSFASLSNILSSWCQYEALKYISFPTQVLAKASKVIPVMLMGKIVSRKSYEYWEYFTAVLISVGVSMFLLSSSTNNHPSTVTTFSGIIILGGYIVFDSFTSNWQDNLFKYKMSSVQMMFGVNLFSCLFTVGSLLEQGAFFDSLAFMARHSEFAFHAVLLSVCSACGQLFIFYTIAQFGAAIFTIIMTLRQAIAILLSCFIYGHAVTMVAGFGVAVVFLALFLRVYARSRMKKTSKPAKQMPVQKV; this comes from the exons ATGCATCTGTTTCCATGGAG tgtATGGTTTGGTGTGGTGCTGTGCGTTTTGCCTGCTGCACTTGCGGACGCTGAAGATGCTTCGCTGTTGGGCGACTGGCAGGACGTTTGGCTCTTCCGTTTGTTTCTCAATGTTTTGGGCTACGCCACCATCATCATCCCAGGATATTTCCTCATCAGCTACTTCAAACGGGTCAACTATCTAGAAACAG GTCGTGGCCTTTGTTTTCCTGTCATAAAGACCTGTGTGTTTGGGAACGAGTCAAAGACAGGACTGTTGGATGACGTGTCATCGGCACCCAGAAATGAAGCTGAATCCAGTTCATCAGCTCGACAGGCCATCAAGTTGATTTTCTGTGCAGCTGGACTCCAG GTGTCGTACCTGACATGGGGCATTCTTCAAGAACGGGTGATGACACGCTCTTACGGCGCCACAGAGGTTGAAGGCAGCGGCGAGCGCTTCAAAGACTCACAGTTTCTGGTTTTAATGAACCGTATTCTGGCGTTGACCGTGTCCGGACTGTGTTGCATTATGTTTAAACAGCCTCGCCACGGCGCGCCAATGTACAAATACTCCTTCGCTTCACTCTCGAACATTCTCAGCAGCTGGTGCCAATATGAAGCGCTCAAATACATCAGTTTTCCAACACAG GTGTTAGCCAAAGCTTCTAAGGTGATACCCGTGATGCTGATGGGCAAGATTGTCTCCCGCAAAAGCTATGAATACTGGGAGTATTTCACTGCTGTCCTGATTTCGGTAGGCGTCAGCATGTTCCTGCTGTCCAGTTCCACCAACAATCATCCGTCCACCGTCACAACCTTCTCGGGCATCATCATCCTGGGCGGATACATCGTTTTCGACAGCTTCACCTCCAACTGGCAGGACAACCTCTTCAAATACAAGATGTCGTCTGTCCAGATGATGTTTGGCGTGAACCTCTTCTCTTGTCTCTTCACGGTCGGCTCTCTCCTGGAGCAAGGCGCATTCTTCGATTCCCTAGCGTTCATGGCGCGTCACTCTGAGTTCGCTTTCCACGCAGTTTTGCTGTCTGTTTGCTCAGCATGTGGTCAGCTGTTCATCTTCTATACCATCGCACAATTTGGAGCGGCGATCTTCACGATAATCATGACTCTACGCCAGGCCATTGCTATTCTTTTGTCCTGCTTCATCTACGGTCACGCGGTCACCATGGTGGCCGGCTTTGGCGTGGCTGTGGTCTTCCTCGCCCTTTTCCTCCGCGTCTACGCCCGTAGCCGCATGAAGAAGACTAGCAAACCAGCGAAGCAAATGCCAGTTCAGAAAGTTTAG